TCAAATCAGTAACCTTCTTCAAAAGTGAGTTAATCACTTCCTGTGAACGATCTGTAATTTGCTCATCGTACCAGTCAAAAAAGGAACATCCTTTTCTTCCTTGTAGCTGAATCATACAAACAAGATAGTGGAAGTAACAAATTAACCAGAAATGTCTGAATTTAAAATCCAAATATACAAACTAAAAATTAGGTTTTAAAGGTACCTTGTACAACCCACATCCATAGAACCTCCTCCCTGGATTTTGAGATGTCCACGAAGTTACAAGTGGTGAATCCAAGCCACAGTAACAGTGTAACCTTCTCCTCCTAGAATGAGAAGAAGAACTTGATATTTGAACTGACTCAGAACCCATgacttgaaacaaacaaatcaACGATGGAGAACAATGGAGATTTGAAACAAAGACAAGGATGAAGATTTAAATCGAGCATATGCTGAGAGAAGGATGAAGGACGAAGAGAACAATGGAGAAGGATGGCTCCAGCAAGCGTGAACTAGGGCAGCAAATACCCAGCCCTTTTATTTTaactattatatttaaattaattaaataattaatttttgttatttataaatGACTTGGAATTAAATAATATGACACGTATTAAAAAATTGACACATAGGCGCTTTTTTAGACAAAAATTAcaatgggggaccaaaactgtttaaaaagaaaatagggggactaaaactgtGAGTAGActaaaacagggggaccaaaactgtaatttagccaaaaaatttattataaaagttGTACGTGAAATTATTTATATTGTGATATATAATAAAATCACAACAAGTCTTTTTTATGTGTGGaacaaataataatgataaataaaataaatagttttatGTAAAATTAATCAATCTCTCAAATTTAGTATGCAAATTTACACGAAcagaagaataaaataaatatacataAAATTTGTTTATTCAATTCGATCTAACCCATTTATTGAGAGAGAGAgtttttattattcattatacTTGAAATTTTTTTACAAGATATGGTATTAATTGATAATAGTCTTTCAAGTTTATAAACACAGCTTCTATTTTgtaccaaaatatttttcaatatctttaattcttaatatataaattttacaaATCCATGTTATTTAAAAGCGTTTCTCTATCTCGTTAAATAGTCCAAATGTCTCCCAAAAATATTAGgataataaatttttagaaattCTTCATTTGCCAGTCTAAATTACTTCTTGAATTATTTTTACATAATTTAATaagttttattatattaaaattagtttaCTTGCTTCTTAGTGCTAGGGTTTCCCTTTTAATATAAGAATATTTTTAGTGCTGGCTTTGAAATGTTTATGGCTTTTCTTCGTATACCAGTGTGTTTTAGGGTTTTCCAAAAAGGAAATGGAGAAATCACTTCTTTCCTCTTTTACTTTTTGTTGGACCTAAAAGATGGTAGGTGGGTCactttttttccttcaaaatgataGAAAGTTGTCTCTTTTGGCATATTGTATTCtagattattttattatatacttTTCAAGCTATGCAAATATATGAGAAGACGTTTTCTACGAATTTCATAAATCACTATACTACTTACTTTACTTAGTACTTACCTTGAGCTTAAGGCTAATGTTTGTGAAGTACTATTTTGAGTTTATAACTTATAAACTCGTAtgataataaaatatttgtttaataacAGTTTTTTTATCAcgagtttatagtttattttattaaattataacttattttgtagacgctattttaaataacgttttaacttatagcttttagtttatcattttttcttctattattactcctataaattttaattattttaaatatacatttaattattatttaaaaaaatatcttttatgttattttacattTATCAGCTAATTAAACCGCTATTTTATCAAACATTTTAATTAACTTATCAACTATCAGTCATCCgccatcagctataagctatcagccatcagtcatcaaccataagctataagttatcagcTACCTTATCAcccaaccgctaattttaccaaacagagcctaattATATCTTATGATTTTTAGCCGGTGTATACACTTTTACAATGGTTAGAAATTTCGGTAGCAAAGAGTTTTTTTTCTAGGTAAGAATATTTATTTACCCGAAATTAAACtgtgtaaaaatatttatttaccaaccCCGGATGATTTTACTATCACGCCATCTAAATAACAATTTATATATAGCCAATGCCCATGACAATGTAGTTTTTTAGCCTAAGAAATTTTGATAACAATTTGATTATTCGATTAGTTATGTACCATTGAGATACCCTTACATTTAATAAAGTAGTTTTGGACTCATGACAATGTGTTTTTTAGCCTAAGAAATTTGATGTTAGTTAATAAGTTGATGTAGATCTATGTGCTTGTACATATAATCAAAAAGTGATCCAAGATGGTGAAGCTCACGGATAGCTAGATATAGGTCAAATAGTAGTTGCTTAATTTTAGTGATGACAATACTTAAAGTCAAGCAATTTCTAAAGTTAGTTCAAACGGTTAAAAATTCACATGGTGGTATCAATCTATCCTCCTGAATTAagttaaatatatttgtttaaagtCATCATTATAGTCCAACGACTCTCAAGTGAAGACTTAGGATTACTAATTACTGATGGTTTAAACTTTCAATATCTCAGATGATGGTAAGTAACACATGaagatatctcaagcctcatcaaGAAGACTCGAGAATCTTGTGTGAAGCTAGAGTCAAAGATTTGAAGCTTCCGAGCGTGAAGGAGAGAAATCATGGGAGCTCGATTGATCGTGTATATTTGAGTCATCAGTGAATTGTAAAGACAGAAAGGCATTTCTAGAACTATTATGTCTAAATCACAcacaaactaaaaaaattaagaagtatttaatttctaattaaaatcaacaaaataatgTTTTTAGAGCTTAGCTAGTTGATTAGGAGATTATTTGTATGATTaggaaaatctttttttaatatgTCAACTCGACTAGATTATATCCCTAATCCACTAGAAGAAGCATAATCGAGTATATAATAGATTCTGATAGTATTTTAATGATTGGTAACTCCTCTCTATTTTAACCTTCCATTTTGGGCATCAACAATCGATTATTTATAGTGCCTAACTGATTAGCCTAATCAAATAGGTCATTTATTTGGTCCATAGATTGTTTCCTAATTTACACCtaatctttgcctataaatagatagATTCTCTATCATTTATAATCATCCATAAAATGTGAAAATCTGACTTTTCATTTTCTCATAACCTCTCTAATCTTTCATGTTTTTCCCACATATTTTAGCTATAGTTCAGCCCAATGTAAAAACACAGTAGGTTCGAGATCATCCTAGTATAATTCCTGATCCGATTTGTGGTTATCTTGTATAAATCTTGGTTCAGTTTGTAGGATATCTAACTCAAAACTCCATCTTGGTTCGAGATTAGCTAGTGCAAAACCTATGTTTGGATTGGAGAATAACCGATTGAAGCatgtttattttttttggtttggaGACTAACTGCTTCAATTCTTGTTGGTTTTTTTGGTTTGGAGTCTAATCACTTCAAGCCCTGTTCATTACTTGGTATGAAGATATCTTGAAAATGTGACTTCCTTGTATAAGGGTTTTTGTGGGCATAGCCTTTTAAAAACTCTCAAGCTTAGTGAAAACTCTCATGATCAATTTTTGGGGAGAAGAGTAGGTCACTTCATTATACTGAACCTCTATAAATATTTGAAATTCTGGCATTCATATCACATATGTCCTAAAGGATGTTGAGACAATGTTTTCCAAATACACACAACGACAAGGTATAAGTGCAGTGcagaaacaataaagaacacgagTAATTGTTCATCTAATTCGgtatcaacaatacctactctgggggctaccaagccaaggataAGTCCACTATAATAATatcaatttgaagctaaactcccccgtttacaacttctcacttaatcactacccgtgctagcttgtacctaagactcacctaggtatcaCACCCACCTCAAATCCCCCTCAATCGCAACCGTGATAACAATTACAAatattagaagacacacttctaaCAAACAGTcattcaatgcttaaaagcttacgaATGAACACAAAACTTATAACTCGATGAAAACACCAAACTCTTCTATCAATATGGTATAGGAGTGGCTCACAATAGACAAGACTGTATAAACCCTAACACTCTACAATGTAAGTTCACAACATAATAGGTTTGATACTTGCTATATATAACAATCTTCTAGACTAGATTTGGACTTCAAATCGCTGTAGGGCACTCCATAAAATCTTCTACaatcttctccatgaagataGGACTTCAAATATTAaattcctaaatattctccatatttagtaaCTAATCAAATATCTTGAAATCGGAGAAAATTTATTATCCCTTGAATCAAgctccacataggattgcataatattccaaaatattctgCATATGTACATCAACTAACTCCAACTGATCCTGCTGTAGCATAATAGGCACGATGTCGAATGGATTCTGCACATAAC
The Vicia villosa cultivar HV-30 ecotype Madison, WI linkage group LG6, Vvil1.0, whole genome shotgun sequence genome window above contains:
- the LOC131613199 gene encoding uncharacterized protein At4g04775-like, with product MGSESVQISSSSSHSRRRRLHCYCGLDSPLVTSWTSQNPGRRFYGCGLYKLQGRKGCSFFDWYDEQITDRSQEVINSLLKKVTDLKKNDGLAKKIDDDLKKKMKILVILLIFSWVLIIILIIRNLVG